The Virgibacillus siamensis genome includes a region encoding these proteins:
- the hisB gene encoding imidazoleglycerol-phosphate dehydratase HisB, translated as MRKQHIQRNTSETAVDLTFSIDGSGTSKVDTGVGFMDHMLTLMSRHGLFDLEVSCNGDLEVDQHHTVEDIGIVLGQAFNKALGDKKGITRYATVTTPMDESLATVSIDISGRPYFVYHVDGLKDKVGTFDTELVEEFFQAFASNARLTLHINLVYGKNTHHMIEAIFKGFGRALDQASIQNPRIEGVPSTKGAL; from the coding sequence ATGCGTAAACAGCACATTCAGCGGAATACAAGCGAAACAGCAGTCGATCTGACCTTTTCTATAGATGGATCCGGTACTTCCAAGGTGGATACAGGTGTTGGATTTATGGACCATATGCTGACACTGATGAGCAGGCATGGTCTCTTTGACCTGGAAGTTTCCTGTAATGGAGATCTTGAAGTGGACCAGCACCATACCGTGGAAGATATCGGAATTGTCCTGGGACAGGCGTTTAACAAAGCATTGGGTGACAAAAAAGGCATCACACGCTATGCCACAGTAACCACTCCTATGGATGAGTCGCTTGCCACCGTTTCAATTGATATCAGCGGACGGCCATATTTTGTCTATCATGTTGATGGACTGAAAGATAAAGTTGGCACATTTGATACAGAACTGGTGGAAGAATTTTTTCAGGCATTTGCCAGTAATGCCAGACTGACACTCCATATTAATCTTGTTTACGGAAAGAACACACACCATATGATTGAGGCCATATTCAAAGGGTTTGGCAGAGCACTTGATCAAGCGAGTATCCAGAATCCGCGGATAGAGGGTGTACCATCCACAAAAGGGGCATTGTGA
- the hisD gene encoding histidinol dehydrogenase, whose amino-acid sequence MKLMTIDQFRQDNKRVSTDPENYEQIDKTVLEIIQNVRSSGDNALFQYTKKFDGINLDQLTVSQAEFAEAGEKVSNRFLTALEQANKNITAFHENQKEHSWFTNPGNGIMLGQKVSPLEKVGIYVPGGKAAYPSTVLMNVIPAKLAGVKKVVITTPPGANGKISPEVLTAAKLTGVDKVYKIGGAQAIAALAYGTESIDKVVKIVGPGNAFVARAKKWVYGDVDIDMIAGPSEICVVADATANPDYVAADLLSQAEHDERASAICIATDPVLAEQVKASIIRQAAQLERKEIIQQSLKENGKIIIADNLANAFGLVNELAPEHLQLMVENPFEKLSQVKHAGAIFLGHYAPEPLGDYVAGPNHTLPTSGTAVFSSPLGVYDFLKKSSIIHYSEQALQKTSDSIITLAKAEGLTAHANSIQIRKGDYDA is encoded by the coding sequence ATGAAATTGATGACAATTGATCAGTTCAGACAAGACAACAAACGTGTCTCAACTGACCCGGAAAATTACGAACAGATTGATAAGACGGTTCTTGAAATCATCCAAAATGTTCGATCGTCAGGGGACAACGCTTTGTTTCAATACACCAAAAAATTTGATGGCATTAATCTTGACCAACTAACCGTTTCACAAGCGGAGTTTGCCGAAGCGGGAGAAAAAGTCAGTAATCGTTTTTTGACTGCACTGGAACAAGCAAATAAAAACATTACCGCATTTCACGAAAACCAGAAAGAACATTCATGGTTCACAAATCCCGGAAACGGCATCATGCTTGGACAAAAAGTCTCCCCTCTGGAGAAAGTCGGGATCTATGTACCCGGAGGGAAAGCAGCCTATCCATCGACAGTACTGATGAACGTTATACCCGCAAAATTAGCTGGTGTAAAAAAAGTTGTCATTACGACACCACCGGGAGCAAACGGAAAAATAAGCCCTGAAGTTTTAACTGCAGCAAAATTAACGGGCGTGGACAAAGTTTATAAAATTGGCGGTGCACAAGCAATTGCAGCACTTGCTTACGGGACTGAATCAATTGATAAAGTGGTCAAGATTGTCGGCCCCGGGAATGCATTTGTTGCCCGAGCCAAAAAGTGGGTTTATGGCGATGTCGACATTGATATGATTGCAGGACCGAGCGAAATTTGTGTGGTAGCAGATGCGACGGCAAACCCTGATTATGTGGCAGCCGACCTTCTTTCCCAGGCCGAACATGATGAACGGGCAAGTGCCATCTGTATTGCGACAGACCCTGTACTGGCGGAACAAGTTAAAGCATCAATCATACGACAGGCGGCACAGCTTGAGCGCAAGGAAATCATTCAGCAGTCACTAAAGGAAAACGGGAAAATCATTATTGCGGATAATCTTGCAAACGCATTTGGACTGGTTAATGAATTAGCACCGGAGCATCTGCAGCTTATGGTTGAAAATCCATTTGAAAAATTGAGTCAGGTTAAACATGCAGGAGCGATTTTTCTCGGTCATTATGCACCCGAACCGCTTGGTGATTATGTTGCGGGGCCCAACCACACACTTCCGACAAGCGGGACGGCTGTATTTTCATCACCGCTCGGGGTTTATGATTTCCTGAAGAAGTCAAGTATTATCCACTACTCTGAACAGGCACTGCAGAAAACTTCCGACAGCATTATTACATTGGCAAAAGCGGAAGGGCTTACTGCACATGCCAATTCCATTCAAATCAGGAAAGGAGATTATGATGCGTAA
- the hisG gene encoding ATP phosphoribosyltransferase: MEPITIALAKGRTADSTIRILEDAGFHFPDFHPDSRKLIFHTDDRTVSLICVKAVDVPTYVENGAADIGVAGKDTILESQADVYEILDLKIGSCRFAVAGKPDTILDNINQITVATKYPTVAKNHFLKKGVLAETIKLNGSVELAPLIGLSDVIVDIVETGTTLRENGLEIMEEIENISTRLIINKASFTTRSEETHTLINKLKSVVG; this comes from the coding sequence ATGGAACCAATCACAATAGCACTTGCCAAAGGCAGAACAGCAGACAGTACAATCAGAATTCTGGAAGATGCCGGTTTCCATTTTCCTGATTTCCATCCTGACAGCAGGAAACTGATTTTCCATACGGACGATCGGACAGTCAGCCTGATCTGCGTTAAAGCTGTTGACGTCCCGACATATGTGGAAAATGGCGCAGCAGACATCGGTGTTGCCGGAAAAGATACGATTCTTGAATCACAGGCAGATGTTTACGAAATTTTGGATCTTAAAATCGGCAGTTGCCGGTTTGCAGTTGCTGGAAAACCGGATACAATCCTGGACAATATCAATCAAATTACAGTCGCTACAAAATATCCGACAGTAGCCAAAAACCATTTCCTGAAAAAAGGAGTATTGGCTGAAACCATCAAACTGAATGGGTCTGTGGAGCTTGCCCCATTGATTGGTTTGTCAGACGTCATTGTTGACATTGTTGAGACAGGCACAACGCTTCGTGAAAATGGACTTGAAATCATGGAAGAAATTGAGAACATCAGTACACGGCTGATTATTAATAAAGCAAGTTTTACGACACGATCTGAAGAGACACACACACTCATCAATAAACTGAAATCGGTAGTGGGGTGA
- the hisZ gene encoding ATP phosphoribosyltransferase regulatory subunit, whose product MQPYLLDCSKDTGASDFKVRDRTISALKERFFTYGYRQVQTSIFEDYDLYAAIPGTIHRDDMIKVVDSSGKVLVLRPDMTIPITRMAVTEKNRPQNDARLFYVQDVFRQSFEQTDRKETTQAGIECFGENTAENDAEVIALAVHALKDLGFRSFKLEIGHAGFFKALINELNVPEEKTEQIKTFIQSKNVAELDACLGDIQADKELIEAVHSIPLLYGKPETVMERAGNITLNETMKQTLEKLKNVYELLEAYAVTDHVVFDFGLINNMNYYTGIIFQGFVSALGKPVLMGGRYDNLAGHFGTALPAIGFACDVDSLLQAVHKQQKPDQLTADNIIIDYSRSRQKEALTAANSLREAGYSVIVSKPETRKQNQPCLVTFRPEKSSLVMAGTEIDFGNVHDLVHLIGKGMENTEWNQSQ is encoded by the coding sequence TTGCAACCATATTTACTTGATTGTTCTAAAGATACGGGCGCTTCGGACTTCAAGGTGCGGGACCGTACGATATCCGCCCTGAAAGAGCGCTTTTTCACATATGGATACAGACAGGTACAAACATCCATTTTTGAAGATTATGATTTATATGCTGCAATACCCGGCACAATTCATAGGGATGACATGATAAAAGTAGTAGACAGTTCCGGCAAAGTACTCGTATTGCGTCCCGATATGACAATACCGATTACACGGATGGCTGTTACGGAAAAAAATCGGCCCCAAAACGACGCACGGCTGTTTTATGTGCAGGATGTTTTCCGCCAGTCCTTTGAGCAGACAGACAGAAAAGAAACAACCCAGGCTGGCATCGAATGTTTCGGGGAAAATACGGCCGAGAATGATGCTGAAGTTATTGCACTTGCGGTTCACGCACTGAAAGACCTGGGCTTCCGCTCATTTAAACTGGAAATAGGACACGCCGGATTTTTTAAAGCACTAATCAATGAATTAAATGTTCCCGAAGAAAAAACGGAGCAAATTAAAACATTCATTCAATCCAAAAATGTTGCTGAACTGGATGCCTGTCTTGGTGACATACAAGCTGACAAAGAGCTGATTGAAGCTGTCCATTCCATCCCGCTGCTTTATGGAAAACCGGAAACAGTCATGGAACGCGCGGGAAACATAACATTAAATGAAACGATGAAACAAACGCTGGAAAAACTGAAAAACGTTTATGAACTGCTCGAGGCATATGCGGTCACTGATCATGTTGTTTTTGATTTCGGACTGATCAACAATATGAATTATTACACCGGAATCATTTTTCAGGGATTTGTATCGGCGCTTGGCAAACCGGTGCTTATGGGAGGAAGATACGACAATCTTGCCGGTCACTTCGGCACCGCCCTACCTGCAATTGGTTTTGCCTGTGACGTTGACAGTCTCCTGCAGGCAGTTCATAAACAACAAAAACCGGATCAGCTAACCGCGGACAATATCATTATTGATTACAGCCGCAGCCGGCAAAAGGAGGCATTGACCGCAGCAAACAGCCTGCGGGAAGCAGGTTATTCCGTTATTGTTTCCAAGCCGGAAACACGGAAACAGAACCAACCTTGTCTGGTAACATTCAGACCGGAAAAAAGTTCACTTGTTATGGCAGGAACAGAAATAGATTTCGGAAATGTTCATGACTTGGTACATCTTATCGGGAAAGGAATGGAAAACACAGAATGGAACCAATCACAATAG
- a CDS encoding histidinol-phosphatase HisJ family protein, which translates to MFDYHIHSNFSADCEAPMERTVEKAIDIGLKEICFTDHIDYDYPDESIVFEFDQEAYDQKIREVQFNYGDRIHIKKGIEIGLQPHLLERYNELLENRRFDFVICSMHTAEGKDLHSGNFFAGRSAESSCAAYYNELLSCVKEFSNYSILGHIDLVKRYLKTESRENFHEIIREIFQEIIPKGKGIELNTSGKRYGMEQGMPSLDILKLYKECGGEILTLGSDSHVESTIAYDFRDSIELLKKAGFRYITTFNQGSPEFHKLSKL; encoded by the coding sequence ATGTTTGATTATCATATTCACAGTAATTTCTCTGCAGATTGCGAAGCGCCGATGGAAAGAACGGTTGAAAAAGCCATTGATATTGGATTGAAGGAAATTTGTTTTACCGACCATATTGATTATGATTATCCGGATGAATCCATTGTATTTGAGTTTGATCAGGAGGCATATGACCAAAAAATCAGGGAGGTTCAATTTAATTATGGCGACAGGATTCACATTAAAAAAGGAATCGAAATTGGTCTGCAGCCCCATTTACTGGAGAGGTATAATGAACTGCTGGAAAATAGGCGATTCGATTTTGTCATTTGTTCGATGCATACCGCGGAAGGAAAAGACCTTCATTCTGGAAATTTCTTTGCTGGAAGATCTGCAGAATCGTCCTGTGCAGCGTATTACAATGAATTGCTCTCCTGTGTGAAGGAGTTTTCCAACTATAGCATTCTTGGTCATATCGATCTGGTTAAACGGTATTTGAAAACCGAAAGCAGGGAAAACTTTCATGAGATTATTCGGGAAATATTTCAGGAAATTATTCCAAAGGGGAAGGGAATTGAACTGAATACATCCGGCAAACGATACGGTATGGAGCAGGGAATGCCAAGCCTGGATATACTGAAACTGTATAAGGAGTGTGGCGGGGAAATTCTGACGCTTGGTTCGGATTCACATGTGGAATCAACCATTGCCTATGATTTCCGGGATTCCATCGAACTTTTGAAA